One window of Coffea eugenioides isolate CCC68of unplaced genomic scaffold, Ceug_1.0 ScVebR1_2739;HRSCAF=3822, whole genome shotgun sequence genomic DNA carries:
- the LOC113757110 gene encoding uncharacterized protein LOC113757110: MRFGVRGFLIDAHRYRSDSLHNVNGWYFFTYLTNKYPKGSRPSRSCGDGGFWKPTGKDKKIYYNGNTVGYRKSLDFLLGPGEKTAWKMHEYRIHANNPKSDPVLCRLYMNIRRKNKDESEGDTVELMRENLDQCLTVNEAPMQNEDNDLAVGNISSAGSTNNQCMEYITSTLDTGGDAISNQVIYDLSSFQFPDHPFQDFQGYTNSHGGLEAITQEFTEPFHLSKGTMMPSNLSMEPFHLSRGTMIPSDLNMEDVSKYATGDTVELMRENLDQCLTVNEAPMQNEDNDLAVGNISSAGSTNNQCMEYITSTLDTGGDANSNQVIYDLSSFQFPDHPFQDFQGYTNSHGGLEAITQEFTEPFHLSKGTMMPSNLSTEPFHLSRGTMIPSDLNMEDVSKYAIGGTDLSDLAWQNGCAGGYVNMTSLQIDGENSGYK; encoded by the exons ATGAGATTTGGGGTTAGAGGGTTTCTCATTGATGCAC ATAGATACAGATCGGATAGCCTTCATAACGTGAACGGATGGTACTTCTTCACCTATTTGACGAACAAATACCCCAAAGGCAGCCGTCCCTCTCGATCATGTGGAGATGGTGGATTTTGGAAACCCACCGGCAAAGACAAGAAGATTTATTACAATGGCAATACCGTCGGATACAGGAAGTCACTAGATTTCTTACTTGGGCCTGGTGAAAAAACGGCTTGGAAGATGCATGAATATAGAATTCATGCAAATAACCCCAAG TCGGATCCAGTTTTATGTAGATTGTATATGAACATAAGACGCAAAAACAAAGATGAAAGTGAAGGTGACACAGTAGAATTGATGAGGGAAAATCTTGACCAGTGTCTTACAGTGAATGAAGCTCCCATGCAGAATGAGGACAATGATTTGGCGGTTGGCAATATTTCCTCTGCTGGTTCTACAAACAATCAATGTATGGAGTATATTACCAGCACTCTAGACACAGGAGGTGATGCCATTTCAAACCAGGTTATCTATGATCTTTCTAGTTTCCAATTTCCTGATCATCCATTTCAAGATTTCCAAGGATACACTAATTCTCATGGTGGGCTCGAAGCAATTACTCAAGAGTTCACTGAACCGTTCCATTTATCAAAGGGTACCATGATGCCCTCTAATTTGAGTATGGAACCGTTCCATTTATCAAGGGGTACCATGATCCCCTCTGATTTGAATATGGAGGATGTTTCGAAGTATGCTACTGGTGACACAGTAGAATTGATGAGGGAAAATCTTGACCAGTGTCTTACAGTGAATGAAGCTCCCATGCAGAATGAGGACAATGATTTGGCGGTTGGCAATATTTCCTCTGCTGGTTCTACAAACAATCAATGTATGGAGTATATTACCAGCACTCTAGACACAGGAGGTGATGCCAATTCAAACCAGGTTATCTATGATCTTTCTAGTTTCCAATTTCCTGATCATCCATTTCAAGATTTCCAAGGATACACTAATTCTCATGGTGGGCTCGAAGCAATTACTCAAGAGTTCACTGAACCGTTCCATTTATCAAAGGGTACCATGATGCCCTCCAATTTGAGTACGGAACCGTTCCATTTATCAAGGGGTACCATGATCCCCTCTGATTTGAATATGGAGGATGTTTCGAAGTATGCTATTGGTGGTACTGATTTGTCCGACTTAGCATGGCAAAATGGTTGTGCTGGTGGTTATGTCAATATGACCTCTCTCCAAATTGATGGTGAGAATTCAGGCTATAAGTAG
- the LOC113757109 gene encoding uncharacterized protein LOC113757109, translated as MASILSLCILFIMCIYQSLSFAAVAPFLDGLLENGNCEEGPKVSNLKKRQIIGKYSLPKWEIHGIVEYVSSGRQPGGFYVAIPRGAQAARLGNEASISHYVKVKPGAIYSLTFAVTRTCAQDEKLRVSVPCFSTELPIQTLFSSDGGDTYAWAVKATSDVVKVTFHNPGIQVDLTCGPLLDAIAIKEILPLRYTKGNLVKNGDFETGPHVFKNFSTGVLLLPKRTDIYSSLPGWIVESLKPVKYVDSKHFSVSQGLAAIEMVGGRETAIAQIIRTVPNKFYLLSFALGDARNGCHGSMTIEAFAARKTIKVSFTSTGIGGSKTSILKFQALSNRTRITFYSPNYHTKLHDYGHICGPVLDDVKVFPLK; from the exons ATGGCTTCCATTCTCTCCCTCTGCATTTTATTCATAATGTGTATTTACCAAAGCCTTTCTTTCGCGGCTGTTGCGCCATTTCTTGATG GTCTACTAGAAAATGGTAACTGTGAGGAAGGGCCAAAGGTATCAAACCTTAAGAAAAGACAGATCATAGGAAAATACTCCTTGCCCAAATGGGAAATTCATGGCATAGTTGAATATGTTTCAAGTGGACGGCAACCTGGTGGTTTTTACGTCGCAATCCCTCGTGGGGCTCAGGCAGCGAGGCTTGGAAATGAGGCTTCCATATCTCACTATGTTAAGGTGAAACCTGGAGCAATATACTCATTGACCTTTGCAGTCACCAGGACTTGTGCCCAAGATGAGAAGCTAAGGGTTTCTGTCCCTTGTTTTTCGACTGAACTCCCAATTCAAACACTGTTTAGCAGCGATGGTGGTGATACTTATGCATGGGCTGTTAAGGCAACTTCTGATGTTGTCAAGGTTACATTTCATAATCCTGGAATTCAAGTGGATCTTACCTGTGGACCTCTTCTGGATGCAATtgcaatcaaggagatacttcCTCTCAGATACACTAAGG GTAACTTGGtcaaaaatggtgattttgaaACCGGCCCTCATGTGTTCAAGAATTTCTCAACTGGGGTGCTGCTCCTCCCTAAGAGGACGGACATCTACTCATCGCTCCCTGGATGGATTGTTGAATCCCTCAAACCAGTTAAGTATGTTGACTCGAAGCATTTCTCTGTTTCCCAGGGACTTGCAGCTATTGAAATGGTTGGAGGAAGAGAAACAGCTATTGCACAAATCATAAGAACAGTACCTAACAAGTTCTACCTTCTTTCCTTCGCTTTGGGGGATGCTAGGAATGGTTGTCATGGATCAATGACGATTGAAGCTTTTGCAGCTAGGAAAACCATAAAAGTTTCATTTACATCAACTGGAATTGGTGGATCCAAGACTTCCATCCTCAAGTTTCAAGCACTTTCAAACAGAACAAGAATAACTTTTTATAGCCCAAATTATCACACAAAGCTTCATGACTATGGTCACATATGTGGTCCTGTTTTGGATGATGTTAAAGTGTTTCCTCTCAAATAG